The DNA sequence TCACATATATTTTTTAGAAGAAGAGAATAGGATGTTAAAAGATGAAATTATAGAATATTTTCCTGAAATAATAGACAAGATTTTTTTACATAATGGGATTGAATTTGGAGTAGTTAAAACTAAATATGGATTTGAGATAAAAGGTAGAAAAGGAAAAATAGAGTTAAACAATGAGTTTGAAATTGTAAATGAAACAGGGAATCTGTTTAAAAATATATTAAGAAATATAAAAAAAGAGACTATAATATCTAGTTTAAAGGAAATTAGTTGTGGTGAAAATGTAGGAGATTTAATAATTTTTGGAGCTTTATTAAAAAATAATTTAATTATAAATTTTGAAAATCAATATGGCGGACACGGTGGAATTGGTGGAATGCAAAATTTTCCTTTTTTAATAGCTAATAAGGAGTTAGAAAAAGATAAAAAATCGATTTCAAATTTATATGAAATTTTCAAATAAAAACTATAAAGGAACGGCTTAAAAATAACCTTCCGATTTTGTTATAAAATACGCAATGGTTTAAGCGTTTTTATAACAAAAAATGAGAAACTTATTTTTTAAACGTTCCAAAGGGAGAATTTAAATGAGAAGGTTAATATTATCGGTACTGTTTTTTGACAAATTTTTAAAATTTTGGGGACCTGGGATACATTTACATCTTGGGAATAAACTTTTAAATTCAGATAAAGATTTTGAGGGAAAAGATATAATAAAAAATTACAAAAAAGAGTTTTTATATGGGAATATTGCACCAGATATTACGTTAGGAAAAAAATATATAAAAGATTTGGAAAAACATTCACATAGTTGGAATGTGGGGTTTGAAATACTAAATAAAGCTAACAGTGATAAAAATAAAGCTCTTGCCTATGGATATTTATCTCATTTAGCATCAGATATTATTGCACATAATTTTTTTATTCCAAAAAATTTACTAGTTTCAAAAGGAATGAGAAGCTTTTCTCATATGATACTTGAGATAAAATCAGATATGATGTTATATAAGGATACTTATGAACTTGTTTATAAAATGTCAAAAGTTAATTTAAAAGATGAAGACCTATTTTTGAAATCTGTTATTTCAGAATCTTTTTTACCATTTAAAGCAAATAGAAAAATATTTGAATATTCATTAAAAGCAATGAAAAGTAAATATATGTATTCAGG is a window from the Haliovirga abyssi genome containing:
- a CDS encoding zinc dependent phospholipase C family protein translates to MRRLILSVLFFDKFLKFWGPGIHLHLGNKLLNSDKDFEGKDIIKNYKKEFLYGNIAPDITLGKKYIKDLEKHSHSWNVGFEILNKANSDKNKALAYGYLSHLASDIIAHNFFIPKNLLVSKGMRSFSHMILEIKSDMMLYKDTYELVYKMSKVNLKDEDLFLKSVISESFLPFKANRKIFEYSLKAMKSKYMYSGIRIFTNYENWIQENKKILEKYHKISYNLIENILEKKERSILLKYDPNGEKNIGILNELKKEYKLFKMKDYETNIFNIPEELRGI